A segment of the Sphingopyxis sp. OAS728 genome:
CGCCTGATCGCGCGAGGTCGGCCGTGGATAATGGAGTGTCACCACGGTGAAGGGCTGTTCGCCGGGTCCGACGACCCGAGCCCAGAGCATTGCGGGGCCAAATTTCCGCCCTTCGGCGTCCTTCAGGAAATAGTCGCTGTCGGCGATCGGCCAGCGCGAGACGATGGCAAGGTCGCACCCCGGCGGGCATTTTGTCGCATAGGCGAAATGCTGGTTCAGCGCCGCGAGCATCGGGCGGAAGCTGCCGTCGACCTCCTGCAACGTCACCACATCGGGCTTGGCGTCGATGATCGCCTGTGCCGTATCGGCGGGATCGGCGTTGCGCCCCCAGACATTATGGGTGAGCAGGCGGATTTGCGGCGCGCCCCCTTGCGCAGTTGGTATCTCGCGCGTCAGTTCGGGCACCATACGGAGCGCCACCGGCGTTAGGCCAAGCAAGGCCACGACGAGCGTCCAACCGAGCCGCCGTGCGAGCAGCAGGCCCAGCACGGTCGCCACGCCGAAGAGCGGCAGGAAAGAAGCGAAAGCGTCCAGCGCGGGCACGAACGCGCCCGCGAGCGACAGCCAGGCGGCAACGCACGCCCCGCCGGTAAGCAGGATGCCAAAGGTGCGGGCGAGCTTCACGCCCGCGCGCGAATCCGGTTGCGCAGCGCGTAGCTCGATTGCCGCAGTGACGCCGGGATCAGTTTCGCCGCAAGAAGGAGCGCCGCGGTTCCGGCCCCCTCGGGCAGATAGAGGTCGCCGACGCGGATCGCCGTGCGGCCCGGATATTTCATCGCATAGCGGGCATAATGCGCGATTTCCTGGTTCACGAGCCGGCGCAGCAACGCGGCTTCGCGTGCCGTGGCATCGGCCATCATCGCGCGTGCGGTCGCGACAAGGCATGGCACGTCGAGCGTCGTGGTCGACTTGCTGACCTTGTTCTCGCTGTCGCGGTGGAAGACCGCGGTCACCCGCGGGTCGTAACGCAGCGCGCCCTTGGCGAGCACGCGAAGCCAAAGGTCTTTATCGCCGCCGCGCACCGCGCGTCCTTCGGGAAAGAGGCCTGCCTCGAACAATGTATCGCGCCGGATTGCGATCGC
Coding sequences within it:
- a CDS encoding endonuclease/exonuclease/phosphatase family protein, which produces MKLARTFGILLTGGACVAAWLSLAGAFVPALDAFASFLPLFGVATVLGLLLARRLGWTLVVALLGLTPVALRMVPELTREIPTAQGGAPQIRLLTHNVWGRNADPADTAQAIIDAKPDVVTLQEVDGSFRPMLAALNQHFAYATKCPPGCDLAIVSRWPIADSDYFLKDAEGRKFGPAMLWARVVGPGEQPFTVVTLHYPRPTSRDQAVRRRDVVQALARIERGPLIVAGDMNLTPWAAAMRGQDRALAPLTRMTRALPSWPRAFPVLPIDQLYAGPDWGLVSARRLPATGSDHVPVLVTLARR